The following proteins come from a genomic window of Acetivibrio cellulolyticus CD2:
- the leuB gene encoding 3-isopropylmalate dehydrogenase has protein sequence MGRFNIAVLPGDGIGPEVVGEAIAVINTVKKKFNHEFELKEGALGGCAIDAYGEPLPQATLELCKSCDAVLLGAVGGVKWDTLPGDKRPEAGLLGIRAGLGLYANLRPAVIYSALKDASPLRPDIVKDGIDIMVVRELTGGMYFGEKGRVDAGDMGQAAYDTEKYSTFEVERITRLAFEAAMKRNKKVTSVDKANVLESSRLWREVVLKVAKDYPEVELNHMYVDNAAMQLVRNPMQFDVIVTSNMFGDILSDEASMITGSIGMLPSASLGQGTLGLYEPIHGSAPDIAGQDKANPIATILSIAMMMKYSFGLEKESEVIEKAVENVLNAGYRTADIASSGSKVIGTKEMGRLIKEEIEKM, from the coding sequence ATGGGTAGATTTAATATTGCAGTATTGCCGGGAGACGGAATAGGACCTGAGGTTGTAGGAGAGGCTATTGCTGTTATAAATACGGTAAAAAAGAAGTTTAATCATGAGTTTGAATTGAAGGAAGGCGCACTTGGAGGATGTGCAATAGATGCTTATGGTGAACCTCTTCCACAAGCGACTCTTGAATTGTGCAAAAGCTGTGATGCTGTACTTTTAGGAGCTGTCGGTGGAGTAAAATGGGATACACTTCCGGGCGATAAGAGACCTGAAGCAGGGCTGCTTGGAATACGTGCAGGACTTGGATTATATGCAAATCTTAGGCCTGCAGTTATTTATTCCGCTTTAAAGGATGCTTCACCATTAAGACCTGATATAGTTAAAGACGGAATAGATATCATGGTAGTTCGCGAATTAACCGGTGGTATGTATTTCGGTGAAAAAGGAAGAGTTGATGCAGGTGATATGGGCCAGGCTGCATATGACACTGAAAAATACAGCACTTTTGAAGTTGAGAGGATAACAAGACTAGCTTTTGAAGCTGCAATGAAGAGAAATAAAAAGGTTACTTCGGTAGATAAAGCCAACGTTCTTGAAAGTTCAAGACTGTGGCGTGAAGTAGTTTTGAAGGTGGCTAAGGACTACCCTGAGGTTGAACTTAATCATATGTATGTAGACAATGCGGCAATGCAGCTTGTAAGAAATCCAATGCAATTTGATGTAATAGTTACATCAAATATGTTTGGTGATATACTATCAGATGAGGCCTCGATGATAACAGGTTCTATAGGAATGCTCCCATCCGCAAGCCTTGGACAGGGGACTTTGGGTTTGTATGAGCCTATACACGGATCTGCTCCCGATATAGCTGGTCAGGATAAGGCAAATCCAATTGCCACAATTCTTTCTATAGCTATGATGATGAAATACTCTTTTGGTCTGGAAAAGGAAAGTGAAGTTATTGAAAAAGCTGTTGAAAATGTGTTGAATGCAGGGTATAGAACGGCGGATATAGCATCGTCAGGCTCAAAAGTTATTGGGACTAAAGAAATGGGAAGGCTAATAAAAGAAGAAATAGAGAAGATGTAA
- a CDS encoding radical SAM protein, giving the protein MEICGICPRQCKVDRKVEKGFCGVYDTPKVAKAFLHKWEEPCISGTNGSGTVFFSGCNLKCVFCQNYNISQEYVGKEVSIEKLSNIYLKLQQMGAHNINLVNPTHYAVQIKKSLEISSNLKIPVIYNTNAYETIDGLKMVEGLVDVYLPDFKYIEDSTASKYSGAKNYFEAASESIKEMYRQVGGPVFDENGIITRGLIIRHLILPGFSGESMKVLDYIKNNLPDDIYISLMSQYTPCYRAENYPEINRGITRREYDKVLNHFFKLGFENGYIQERDSASCEYIPQFDLEGLDG; this is encoded by the coding sequence ATGGAAATTTGCGGAATTTGTCCAAGACAGTGCAAGGTCGATAGAAAAGTTGAGAAGGGGTTTTGCGGAGTTTACGATACACCAAAGGTGGCAAAGGCATTTCTTCATAAGTGGGAAGAGCCATGTATAAGTGGTACAAATGGTTCGGGAACGGTTTTCTTTTCCGGATGCAATTTAAAATGCGTATTTTGCCAGAACTATAATATAAGTCAGGAATATGTTGGAAAAGAGGTTTCTATTGAGAAACTGAGTAACATATATCTAAAGCTTCAACAAATGGGAGCGCATAATATAAATCTGGTTAACCCGACACATTATGCCGTGCAAATAAAGAAAAGCCTTGAGATTTCTTCGAACCTTAAAATACCAGTTATATATAACACAAATGCGTATGAAACTATTGATGGATTAAAGATGGTTGAAGGTTTGGTTGATGTGTATCTTCCTGATTTCAAATATATAGAAGATAGCACTGCATCAAAGTATTCCGGTGCAAAAAATTATTTTGAAGCTGCATCGGAGTCAATAAAAGAGATGTACAGGCAGGTGGGAGGACCTGTATTTGATGAAAATGGTATAATCACCAGAGGTCTCATTATAAGACATTTGATACTTCCGGGGTTTTCGGGGGAATCTATGAAGGTACTGGATTATATTAAAAACAATTTGCCTGATGATATATATATAAGTTTAATGAGCCAATATACTCCTTGTTATAGGGCGGAAAACTATCCCGAGATCAATAGGGGAATTACCAGAAGAGAATATGACAAGGTATTAAACCACTTTTTCAAACTTGGATTTGAGAATGGATATATTCAGGAAAGAGATTCGGCATCTTGTGAGTATATTCCCCAATTTGATCTCGAAGGTTTGGATGGTTGA
- a CDS encoding AraC family transcriptional regulator, protein MDGGILPKAWESLLNSSTFLPVIVKTIERFHDTTWSMEPNRHEFYEMVYIKRGNAVFEISGYPAEIGPNDIIIIKPNQFHKFIVKSESGCEFIVLNFKFVNEFDLQFSGVSLEYFLDFVSGKESGSFLTLKVSQKNEIINILNRILKEKENPDIGSELLNYMLVMELFVLISRALKMEWENSIKNKSSKLKELIQVSVSYINNNYEREISLKDIAQYVFLSTSYFTRAFKEETGISPINYLLKTRIERAKELLKDSTLKISDIALSVGFSNQQRFNDIFKKYVKMTPLQYRKENVGMAKL, encoded by the coding sequence ATGGATGGTGGAATACTTCCAAAAGCCTGGGAGAGTCTTTTAAACTCTTCAACTTTTTTACCTGTGATAGTTAAGACCATAGAAAGATTTCATGATACAACGTGGTCTATGGAACCGAACCGCCACGAATTCTACGAAATGGTCTATATTAAAAGAGGAAACGCTGTATTTGAGATCTCCGGATATCCTGCAGAGATAGGACCCAATGATATAATAATTATTAAGCCAAATCAATTCCACAAGTTTATAGTAAAGTCGGAGTCGGGCTGCGAATTTATTGTTTTGAATTTTAAATTTGTAAATGAATTTGATTTGCAGTTTTCAGGGGTGTCCCTTGAATACTTTTTGGACTTTGTAAGTGGAAAAGAATCGGGCTCTTTTTTAACACTTAAAGTGAGCCAAAAAAATGAGATAATAAATATTCTGAACAGGATTTTGAAGGAAAAAGAGAATCCTGATATAGGCAGTGAGCTGCTAAATTACATGCTCGTAATGGAGTTGTTCGTCCTGATTTCCAGAGCCCTGAAAATGGAGTGGGAGAACAGCATAAAGAATAAAAGCTCGAAGCTAAAGGAATTGATACAGGTATCGGTAAGTTATATAAACAATAACTATGAAAGGGAAATTTCTTTAAAGGATATAGCTCAATATGTTTTCTTGAGTACCAGTTATTTTACCCGTGCTTTTAAAGAAGAAACGGGTATAAGTCCTATTAATTATCTTTTGAAAACTAGAATCGAAAGGGCAAAGGAGTTGTTAAAGGACTCAACACTAAAGATCAGTGATATCGCCCTTAGTGTGGGCTTCTCCAATCAGCAGAGGTTTAACGATATATTCAAAAAGTATGTTAAAATGACTCCGCTCCAGTATAGAAAAGAAAACGTAGGAATGGCGAAACTATAA
- the iadA gene encoding beta-aspartyl-peptidase yields MFKLLKNGICYAPQYLGKKDILIVLNKICKIDDTVPGENLRDVEIIDCTDKIICPGFIDQHLHITGGGGEEGFISRIPEIKLSEILVAGITTVVGVLGFDSITRNIAGLLAKARALEEEGLNTYIYTGSYEVPTATITGKAMKDITLIDKIIGIGEIAISDHRSSHPTIDMLREVAYEARLGGLLSKKAGIVHIHVGDGKNGLRPLKELIENSDFPIDMFIPTHLNRNKNLFHQAIEFANSGGNIDLTAGQSSESGYSIPDAMELLLREKVAMERVTVSSDGNGSIPSTGSGPSVGKALQLFEDIRICILDRKLDLTTILKTVSENVAKRIKLFPGKGTLAEGSDGDILIINKQDFSINSVIIGGEKFVDNGLVIRKGFYEDL; encoded by the coding sequence ATGTTCAAACTTCTAAAGAATGGTATATGTTATGCGCCTCAGTATCTAGGGAAAAAAGACATCCTAATTGTATTGAACAAAATATGTAAAATTGATGATACCGTACCGGGAGAAAACCTGCGTGATGTAGAAATTATTGACTGCACAGATAAAATAATCTGTCCGGGTTTTATAGATCAGCACCTTCATATAACAGGCGGGGGTGGAGAAGAGGGATTTATAAGCAGAATACCTGAAATTAAACTAAGTGAAATATTAGTTGCAGGAATTACAACTGTTGTAGGCGTTTTGGGCTTTGACAGCATAACCAGAAATATAGCGGGTCTTTTGGCAAAGGCTCGGGCCTTGGAAGAAGAAGGATTAAACACATATATATATACAGGGAGCTATGAAGTTCCAACAGCAACTATTACAGGTAAGGCAATGAAGGATATAACTCTTATTGATAAGATTATTGGGATAGGAGAAATAGCGATATCTGACCATAGGTCATCCCACCCAACGATAGATATGCTCAGGGAGGTTGCTTATGAAGCAAGATTAGGTGGCCTTTTAAGCAAGAAGGCTGGTATTGTGCACATACATGTCGGGGATGGGAAGAACGGTTTGAGGCCACTTAAGGAGCTTATTGAGAACTCGGATTTTCCTATTGATATGTTCATCCCTACACATCTTAACAGGAATAAGAATTTATTCCATCAAGCTATAGAATTTGCAAACAGCGGGGGGAATATAGATTTGACCGCCGGGCAGAGCAGTGAATCTGGTTATTCTATACCTGATGCTATGGAACTGCTCCTAAGAGAGAAGGTTGCTATGGAGCGGGTGACTGTATCATCGGACGGTAATGGCAGTATTCCTTCAACTGGTTCCGGGCCATCGGTAGGAAAGGCATTACAACTGTTTGAAGATATAAGAATTTGTATTTTAGATAGGAAGCTTGATCTTACTACGATACTTAAAACCGTATCAGAAAATGTAGCAAAGAGAATTAAACTTTTTCCTGGAAAGGGGACACTGGCTGAAGGCAGTGATGGGGATATACTTATTATAAACAAGCAGGATTTCAGCATTAATAGCGTTATCATAGGTGGAGAAAAATTTGTAGATAATGGTTTGGTAATCAGAAAGGGTTTTTATGAAGATTTATAG
- a CDS encoding alpha/beta hydrolase: protein MRISGISYAHRKTHKVRTIIMSMIILVLIAAIALMGISTYTGWTLTHPKRKAIPVFSSNIVPDNRNISFKDIKDEITLKGWFFEVKGSNKTLILAHGYRQNRLQYGENTLPLIKSLLNQGYNVLTFDFRNCGESEGNLTTVGIHEKDDLLGAIRYAKTLGSKQIVLMGFSMGAAVSIVAGAQSKDVNAVIADSPFSDMEEYLDKSLSAWSKLPSFPFNQTTFASMKILLGVNPKEFSPRDVVANIAPRPLFLIHSKDDTYIPVENSHELLKAAGSSATLWETEGVNHVESYTKLTDQYLQKVTEFLNSLKTDSNNK from the coding sequence GTGAGAATAAGTGGCATATCATATGCACACAGAAAAACACATAAAGTAAGGACAATAATTATGTCTATGATTATATTGGTACTGATTGCTGCTATTGCATTAATGGGTATTTCCACCTATACAGGATGGACCTTAACCCATCCAAAAAGGAAAGCTATACCTGTTTTTTCGTCTAATATCGTTCCGGACAATAGAAATATTTCATTTAAGGACATAAAGGATGAGATCACTTTGAAAGGGTGGTTCTTTGAAGTCAAAGGCAGCAACAAAACATTGATTTTAGCCCATGGCTACCGTCAAAACAGGCTTCAATACGGAGAAAACACACTTCCTCTGATAAAATCACTTCTAAATCAAGGTTATAATGTATTGACCTTTGATTTTAGAAACTGCGGCGAGTCTGAAGGGAATTTAACTACTGTTGGCATTCATGAAAAGGATGATCTCCTGGGTGCAATAAGGTATGCCAAGACCTTAGGTTCCAAGCAAATAGTTCTTATGGGCTTTTCAATGGGTGCAGCGGTAAGTATTGTGGCTGGAGCTCAAAGTAAAGATGTCAATGCCGTAATTGCAGACAGCCCTTTTTCAGATATGGAGGAATATCTTGATAAAAGTCTTAGTGCATGGAGTAAACTTCCTTCATTTCCTTTCAATCAAACCACGTTTGCGTCCATGAAAATATTATTAGGGGTTAATCCTAAGGAATTCAGTCCAAGAGATGTAGTTGCCAATATTGCTCCAAGGCCTCTCTTTTTGATACACAGCAAAGATGACACGTATATTCCTGTGGAAAACAGCCATGAGCTGCTTAAGGCAGCCGGAAGTTCTGCAACTTTGTGGGAAACGGAAGGCGTCAACCATGTAGAAAGTTATACAAAACTAACTGATCAGTATCTGCAAAAAGTAACTGAATTTTTAAATTCACTAAAAACTGATTCCAATAATAAGTAA
- the cphA gene encoding cyanophycin synthetase: MQILNIQSFSGRNIYSHKPVIKILADIGELYKNPTKDFEGFNEKILETFPGLRTHYCSLGYEGGFLERLGEGTYIGHVAEHMILELQNMLGYEVHYGKTRVINEPSLYYIVFEYKNEKCAIECARTVFEFICRILNNEEVDFSNKLENLKAIAVENDLGPSTKAIYAEAQKRGIPVTRVGNGSMIQLGYGKYSRMIQASLTDSPSCISVDTVSNKDLTKNILRDFMIPVPEGDVSYSEEGAIYTAKKIGFPVVVKPLDSNQGKGVTVNIRDEQDVRIAFKEAKKFSKCVLVEKYIYGKDYRVLVIGDKVSAAAERRPPSVSGDGVHNIAELVEIENSNELRGADHEKPLTKIKLDDLAKKVLLNQDCDEYYVPKLDEIVYLRYNSNISTGGTARDCTEEVHPHNAQLVVSAAKVLGLDIAGIDVCCDDISKPLYNQNGAIIEVNAAPGLRMHIYPTIGKSRNVASDVLDMMFPEGEAHSIPIVSVTGTNGKTTTTRLIAHTLELQGKTVGMTTTSGIYIGDECILKGDNTGFVSARMLLSNKSIDAAVLETARGGLVRKGLGYDLADVGVITNVSEDHLGIDGVDTAEDLASAKSLVIEAVKPKGYAVINADDGFARYFMDRAKSKVILFSKDKHSSIMQDHISQGKRAVYLDGGEIFLVKKGVTIQLAKTKDIPITFGGILECNIENCLAAVSALWGLDMPLETIKAGLVSFLPDTSSNPGRFNIFDMGEFKVMLDYSHNPAGFEEVIKFVKKLEANRLVGIIGMPGDRQDSSMCSAAQICAAGFDRLYIKEDADLRGREPGEVAGIFYDEAIKSGVSKENVEIIYSEEKALEKAILDAQPRDFIVMFYENFEAALNIVNELKSEIQSGLVKSEDMVQSAG; this comes from the coding sequence GTGCAAATCTTAAATATACAGAGCTTTAGCGGAAGGAATATTTATAGTCACAAACCTGTAATAAAAATATTAGCGGATATTGGTGAACTGTATAAAAACCCTACAAAGGATTTTGAAGGTTTTAATGAAAAGATATTGGAAACTTTTCCGGGATTGCGCACACACTATTGTTCCCTCGGTTATGAAGGAGGATTCTTAGAAAGACTTGGTGAAGGAACTTATATAGGCCATGTGGCAGAACATATGATATTAGAGCTCCAGAATATGCTTGGATATGAAGTTCACTACGGTAAGACAAGAGTTATAAATGAGCCCTCTCTCTATTATATTGTATTTGAATATAAAAATGAGAAATGTGCTATAGAATGTGCCCGAACTGTGTTTGAATTTATTTGTCGGATTCTGAATAATGAAGAAGTAGACTTTTCAAATAAACTGGAAAATTTAAAGGCAATAGCCGTTGAGAATGACCTGGGACCGAGTACAAAAGCTATATACGCCGAAGCACAAAAAAGGGGTATACCTGTTACACGTGTAGGGAATGGAAGCATGATACAGCTTGGATATGGAAAATACTCGAGAATGATACAGGCATCACTTACAGATTCGCCAAGCTGCATATCAGTAGATACAGTCAGTAACAAAGATTTAACGAAGAATATTCTGAGAGATTTTATGATTCCTGTACCTGAGGGTGATGTATCATATAGTGAGGAAGGGGCTATCTATACTGCAAAAAAAATAGGTTTTCCTGTAGTTGTCAAACCACTTGATAGTAATCAGGGTAAGGGAGTTACCGTTAACATTAGGGACGAGCAGGATGTACGAATAGCATTTAAAGAAGCGAAAAAGTTTTCCAAATGTGTTTTAGTTGAGAAGTATATTTATGGTAAGGACTATAGGGTACTTGTAATTGGTGATAAAGTATCCGCAGCAGCTGAAAGGCGTCCGCCGTCTGTCAGCGGAGATGGCGTTCATAATATTGCGGAACTGGTGGAAATAGAAAATTCTAATGAATTGAGAGGTGCTGACCACGAAAAGCCTCTCACAAAAATTAAGCTTGACGATCTGGCTAAAAAGGTTCTGCTCAATCAGGACTGCGATGAGTATTATGTTCCTAAGTTGGATGAAATTGTTTACCTTAGATATAACAGCAATATAAGTACCGGCGGAACAGCCAGGGATTGTACAGAAGAAGTTCATCCTCATAACGCGCAGCTTGTAGTAAGTGCAGCAAAAGTTCTTGGATTGGATATTGCAGGTATTGATGTGTGCTGCGATGATATATCTAAGCCGTTATACAATCAAAATGGAGCTATAATAGAAGTTAATGCAGCACCAGGTCTAAGGATGCATATTTATCCTACTATTGGAAAGTCAAGAAATGTAGCATCTGATGTTTTGGATATGATGTTTCCTGAAGGAGAAGCCCATTCAATTCCTATTGTTTCTGTTACAGGAACGAACGGAAAGACCACAACAACAAGACTTATAGCTCATACTTTGGAACTTCAGGGAAAAACAGTAGGTATGACAACTACTAGTGGAATTTACATTGGTGATGAATGTATATTAAAGGGTGATAATACCGGATTTGTTAGTGCTAGAATGTTACTTTCAAACAAGTCTATAGATGCAGCAGTGCTTGAGACAGCGAGGGGTGGACTTGTTAGAAAAGGCCTTGGATATGACCTTGCTGATGTTGGAGTTATCACGAATGTAAGTGAAGATCACCTGGGTATAGATGGAGTTGATACCGCTGAAGATCTGGCATCTGCAAAGTCTCTTGTAATTGAAGCGGTCAAGCCTAAGGGATATGCAGTTATAAACGCAGATGATGGATTTGCCCGGTATTTTATGGATAGGGCAAAAAGTAAAGTTATACTGTTTTCAAAAGATAAACATAGTTCTATTATGCAAGATCACATTTCGCAGGGAAAGAGAGCAGTGTATCTTGATGGCGGAGAGATCTTTTTGGTTAAAAAAGGAGTAACCATTCAGCTTGCAAAGACCAAGGATATACCTATTACATTTGGAGGCATCCTGGAGTGTAATATAGAAAACTGCCTTGCAGCAGTTTCTGCGCTTTGGGGATTGGATATGCCTCTCGAGACTATAAAAGCTGGGTTGGTTTCATTCTTGCCGGATACAAGTTCCAACCCTGGAAGATTTAATATATTTGATATGGGAGAATTTAAGGTGATGCTGGATTACAGTCATAATCCGGCAGGATTTGAAGAGGTAATTAAATTTGTAAAGAAGCTTGAAGCTAATAGATTGGTAGGGATTATTGGTATGCCGGGAGACAGGCAGGACTCAAGTATGTGCAGTGCTGCTCAAATTTGTGCTGCTGGGTTTGATCGTTTATATATAAAGGAAGATGCGGATCTAAGAGGCAGGGAGCCTGGTGAAGTAGCCGGAATTTTCTATGATGAAGCTATAAAAAGCGGAGTTTCAAAGGAAAATGTTGAGATCATCTACTCAGAGGAAAAGGCGCTGGAAAAGGCTATACTTGATGCTCAACCAAGGGACTTTATTGTAATGTTTTATGAGAACTTTGAGGCCGCATTAAATATTGTAAATGAACTCAAGTCAGAAATTCAAAGCGGTTTGGTCAAATCAGAGGATATGGTTCAGAGCGCAGGCTGA
- a CDS encoding LexA family protein has protein sequence MVKVAADFNLLTSKQKKVYSVIESFIKLKGIPPTVREIGEMVGEKTPGAVQGILNRLEQKGVIKREVGMARSIQLVTDTSQYMTPVYLPKIKKITNRNISDLFNIYNIVKYYPFPSELFKSENASENYFIMSCPDNSLLNSGIKYEDCLIIDRQSANSLEDGDIVLVLYDNHALLRYFSKHEDTNNVVLKADSDLIGKDVFNKDEVMIIGKLIGKYTKY, from the coding sequence ATGGTCAAAGTGGCTGCAGATTTTAATCTTCTAACCTCAAAGCAGAAAAAGGTCTATTCTGTTATTGAGTCATTCATCAAATTAAAGGGTATTCCCCCTACAGTGAGGGAAATAGGAGAGATGGTTGGTGAAAAAACTCCTGGTGCAGTCCAGGGTATATTAAACCGTCTCGAGCAAAAGGGTGTTATTAAGCGAGAAGTTGGTATGGCAAGATCAATACAACTTGTCACCGATACATCACAATACATGACCCCTGTATATTTGCCTAAAATAAAGAAAATAACAAACCGTAACATTTCCGATTTGTTTAATATCTATAACATAGTAAAATATTATCCGTTCCCTTCAGAATTATTTAAATCGGAAAACGCTTCAGAAAACTACTTCATAATGAGTTGTCCTGATAACAGTCTTTTAAACAGCGGAATAAAATATGAGGACTGTCTTATTATTGACAGGCAATCCGCAAATAGCTTAGAAGACGGGGATATTGTATTAGTATTGTACGATAACCATGCACTTTTAAGATATTTTAGTAAACATGAAGACACCAACAATGTAGTTTTAAAAGCAGATAGTGACCTTATAGGCAAGGATGTCTTTAATAAGGATGAAGTAATGATTATAGGTAAACTTATTGGAAAATATACAAAGTATTAA
- a CDS encoding cyanophycinase, producing MDEKVKGNLIIIGGAEDKVGNKTILKHVVDIVGHQQGSLVVLTTATEKPEEVGNNYRMVFESLGLNNIQVLNINTRDEANDERNADIIRSCGGVFFTGGDQLRITSILGGTITNIALQEVYSRGVVIVGTSAGASVMSNTMIVEGDSNGPARKCTLKMAPGLGLLEEAIIDQHFDQRGRIGRLLCGVAENPFMLGIGIDEDTAIRVYPDAHFEVIGSNAVTVVDGNTIKSSNVSELKPDELLAITNVTIHVLPHGYGFNMMDREVFRIN from the coding sequence ATGGATGAGAAAGTGAAAGGAAATTTGATAATAATAGGTGGAGCCGAAGACAAGGTTGGAAATAAGACTATTCTAAAACATGTTGTTGATATTGTCGGACATCAGCAGGGAAGCCTCGTAGTATTAACTACTGCAACGGAAAAGCCTGAGGAAGTAGGAAACAATTACAGAATGGTTTTTGAGTCTTTGGGGCTTAATAATATACAGGTATTGAATATTAACACTAGGGATGAGGCAAATGATGAAAGAAATGCAGATATAATAAGAAGCTGCGGTGGAGTTTTCTTTACAGGAGGAGATCAGCTTAGAATTACAAGTATTCTTGGCGGAACAATAACTAACATAGCCTTGCAGGAAGTGTACTCCCGGGGAGTAGTAATTGTTGGTACAAGTGCAGGTGCTTCAGTAATGAGTAATACAATGATAGTTGAAGGAGATAGTAATGGGCCTGCAAGAAAATGTACACTAAAAATGGCGCCAGGGCTTGGATTGCTGGAAGAAGCTATTATTGACCAGCATTTTGATCAGAGAGGCAGAATTGGAAGGCTTCTGTGTGGTGTAGCTGAGAATCCTTTTATGTTGGGTATTGGTATTGATGAAGATACTGCAATAAGAGTTTATCCCGATGCCCACTTCGAAGTAATTGGTTCAAATGCAGTTACAGTTGTGGATGGAAATACCATAAAGAGTTCAAACGTATCAGAACTCAAGCCGGATGAGCTCCTTGCCATTACAAACGTTACAATCCATGTTCTGCCTCATGGGTATGGATTTAATATGATGGACAGGGAAGTATTCAGAATAAACTGA
- a CDS encoding DUF2179 domain-containing protein — protein MRAINFIQIVNTDVFSWVVLPLLIFSSRIVDVTIGTIRIIFVSRGKKNLAPLLGFFEVLVWITAISQIMKHLDNIVCYFAYAGGFAAGTFVGMMLEEKLAIGMLVVRVILVKYNDELREHLYKAGFGVTVIDAQGANGDVKIVYTIIKRKDLNEVLGIITKSNPKAFYSIEDARTVNQGVFRNAGYYRHEKLGGLNVFREFGWFRQKRRGNE, from the coding sequence ATGAGGGCAATAAACTTTATACAGATTGTAAACACTGATGTATTTAGTTGGGTTGTCTTGCCGTTGCTTATTTTTTCATCACGTATTGTTGATGTTACAATTGGTACTATACGTATTATATTTGTTTCAAGAGGAAAGAAAAATCTGGCTCCGCTGCTTGGCTTTTTTGAGGTATTGGTATGGATTACAGCTATTAGTCAGATAATGAAACATCTGGATAATATTGTGTGCTATTTTGCATATGCCGGTGGTTTCGCAGCTGGTACATTTGTTGGGATGATGCTTGAAGAAAAACTCGCAATTGGGATGCTGGTTGTAAGGGTGATATTGGTAAAGTACAATGATGAGCTTAGAGAGCACCTGTATAAGGCTGGATTTGGCGTTACTGTAATAGATGCTCAGGGAGCGAACGGGGATGTAAAGATTGTCTATACTATTATAAAAAGAAAAGATCTAAACGAGGTTCTAGGCATAATTACAAAGTCCAATCCAAAAGCTTTTTATTCGATTGAGGATGCAAGAACGGTAAATCAGGGGGTATTCAGGAATGCTGGGTATTACCGTCATGAAAAGCTTGGAGGATTAAATGTATTTAGAGAATTTGGATGGTTTAGACAGAAACGAAGGGGAAATGAGTGA